Sequence from the Microbacterium sp. 1.5R genome:
GACCGCGCCAGGATCTCGCGACCCCAGGTGCGGTTCGCGGCGATCGCCGGGTCGCTGTCGGGCTGGTTCTCGAAACCGGTGGTGACCTCACCACCGGCACCCGCGGCGGCCTCGGCCGCACGGTCCTGCACGCGGTTCGACGAGGGCACGGAGCGGTCGGCCTCGAGACCGGCCAGGGAGCGCTCGAAGCGCTCACGCTCGCGAGTGAGCAGTGCGGGGTCCGATGCCAGCTCGAACACGGCCGACATGAAGTTCTCCGGGCTCGCGTTCTCCTCGAGGCGGCGCACGAGGTACGCGATGGCCACGTCGAACTCGGCCGGGTTCACCACGGGCGTGTAGAGCAGCAGCTGACCGACGTCCTTGCGGACGGCCTCGGCCTGACCCGTCGCCATGCCGAGGAGCATCTCGTACTCGACGGCATCCGTCACCCCGCGGGCCTGCGCCAGCAGCCAGGTGTACGCGATGTCGAAGAGGTTGTGTCCCGCGACACCGATGCGCACGGCATCCAGTCGATCGGGCGTCATCGACCAGTCGAGCACGCGCTTGTAGTTCGTGTCGGAATCCTGCTTGGTGCCGTAGGTGGCGAGCGGCCAGCCGTGCACCGCCGAGTCGACGTGCTCCATGGCGAGGTTCGCGCCCTTGACGACGCGCACCTTGATCGGCGCACCGCCCTTCGCGCGGCGAGCCGAGGCCCACTCCTGGAGATGCTGCATCGCGCCGAGCGCATCGGGCAGGTAGGCCTGCAGCACGATCCCGGCCTCGAGCTTCTCGAGCCCGGGCTGGTCGAGGATGCTGGTGAACGCCGCGATCGTCAGGTCGAGGTCGCGGAACTCCTCCATGTCGAGGTTGATGAACTTGGTCTTGCCGGCGGCCTCCGAGGTCGCGGCGAGCTCGTACAGGGGGGTGAGCTTCTCGACGACGTCGGCCACGGCCTCGTCGAACGACCACATCGACAGCTGGCTGACGACGCTCGACACCTTGATCGACACGTAGTCCACGTCCTTGCGGGCGAGGAAGTCGTAGGTGCCCTGCAGGCGGCGGCCGGCCTCACGCTCGCCGAGCACCGCCTCGCCGAGGAGGTTGAGGTTCAGGCGGTTGCCGCTCTTGCGCAGCTTCGCGATCGCCGGGCCGAGCTTCGACGGCGTCGCGTCGAGCACGAGGTGCCCGACCATCGCGCGCAGCACGCGGCGCGAGATCGGCACGACGACGCCGGGCAGCTTCGGCGCCCAGAAGCCGCCGGTCTTGATCGCGGCGCGGAGGTAGCCGGGCAGCAGCGAGGGCGTGATGTCCGAGAGGTCGGCGAGAGCGCGGCCGGCGACACTGAGGTCTTCCGGGCGCATCACGCCGTCGACGAAGCCGACCGTGAAGGCGAGTCCGTTCGGGTCCTTGAGAACCTCGGAGAGACGCTGCGCTGCGGGCTCGACGGGGTGCGTCTCGCTCTCGGTGAGCCAACGCTGCACGAGGGCGGCGACCTCGTCGGTGCTCGGCGTGGTGTCGGGGGTGGTGGTGTCGGCGACGACAGTCATCGGGGTGAGCCTTCCAGGGGGATCGCACACCCGGGAACGTGTGCGGCTCGATCATTGTCAGCCTCGCCGGTAGGCTACGTCTATCAACCGATTCGGGACCATTCTGTTCAGCCGGAGTGAACGATGGGGACGACTCCGAAAGGCTCAGGATGCTCGACGTCAACCGACTGCGGATGCTGGTCGAACTGTCTCGTCGCGGCACGCTCTCGGCCGTCGCCGATGCGCTCTCGTACAGCAAGGCTTCGGTGTCGCAGCAGCTCAGCGCCCTCGAACGAGACGTCGGCGTCCCGCTGCTCCGCCGGGTGGGGCGCGGCGTGCAGTTCACCCCGCAGGGCACCGTGCTCGTGGCCGAGGCGATCGGCATCCTCGATCAGCTCGAACACGCCGAGGTGGCGGTCGCCGAGTCGCTCACCGAGGTGACCGGCACCGTGCACATCGCGGTCTTCCAATCGACGGCGCACTCCCTGCTCCCCGGGGCGCTCAACGCGCTGCGCGAGCAGCATCCGGCCCTGCGCGTCGAGGTCACCGAGAGCGATCCCGAGACCGGGCTCGTCGGCGTCTCGAGCCGCGACTTCGACCTGATCCTCGCCGAGCAGTACCCCGGTCGCACCCGCCCGATCCACGCCGATCTCGATCGGGTGGTGCTCGTGCACGACTCCATCACGCTGGCCAGGAAGCCGGGGACCCGGGATGCCGAGGACGCCGTCGCCGCGCTCTGGTCGACCAGGGATGCGCCGTGGGTGCTCGAACCCGCAGGCACGGCGTCGCGAGCCTGGGCCGAGCAGCTGTGCCGCACCGCCGGCTTCGAGCCCGACGTGCGCTTCGAGGTCGCCGATCTCACGGCGCACGTGCGTCTGATCCGCGCCGGTCTCGCCGTCGGACTCCTTCCCGAGCTCGTGTGGGCCGGCGAGGCACCGACCGTCGCGCTCACGCCGCTGCCCGATGAGCCACGTCGGGAGATCTTCTCCTCCGCTCGTCGGGTATCGGCCGCAGCGCCGTCGATCCGTGCGGTGCGGCGAGCTCTCGCCTCCGCCGCATCCCGCAACCTGCTGGACTGAGCGCGGATCGTCCCCCGACGTCATCTCGCGTCATCGGGAATATGCGTTCACATACATCTGTTGAGACCCTCGTACCCGGACGAAGGAGTCCGATCGACTCCTTTTCGAAAGGCACTTCCGTGAGCACTCCCGTGATCGACCGCACCGCCCCCACCGAGCACCCCGTGCTCGACGTCCTCGCCGGGCGCTGGAGCCCCCGCGCCTACGACGCCGAGACCACGATCGACGACGCCAAGCTGAACGCCGCCCTCGAGGCCGCACGCTGGTCGCCGTCGGCCTACAACCTGCAGCCGTGGCGGTTCATCGTCGCTCGCCGCGGCACCGCACTGTTCGACCAGGTCGTCGACTCGCTGGTCGAGTTCAACCAGCTCTGGGCCTCGAAGGCCTCGGCGCTCGTCGTCGCGATCGCCGAGACCGAGTCCGAAGAGGGCAAGGCGATCAGCCACGCGGTCTACGACCTCGGCCAGGCCGTCGCGCACTTCTCGGTGCAGGCCCACCACGAGGGTCTTCTCGTGCACCAGATGAGCGGCTTCGACCCCGAGGTCATCCGCGAGTTCGCCGACCTGTCGCCGCGATTCTCCGCCCTCACCGTCATCGCTGTCGGTGAGCTCGGTGACGCCGCCGGTCTTCCTGAAGGACTCCAGCAGGGCGAGGTCGCCCCGCGCGTGCGTCGCCCGATCGACGAGACCGTCATCCTCAGCGCCTGACGCATCGCCCACGGGCGACACACAAGAGGGGCGGATGCCATGGCATCCGCCCCTCTTGTCATGCCCGGGGGTGACCGAGGCACATGGCCGGGTCCTACTCGTCGAGCAGCTCGGCGTCGATCACATCGTCGTCGTCGGATCCGAGATCGGGCTCGGGTGAC
This genomic interval carries:
- a CDS encoding LysR substrate-binding domain-containing protein, which codes for MLDVNRLRMLVELSRRGTLSAVADALSYSKASVSQQLSALERDVGVPLLRRVGRGVQFTPQGTVLVAEAIGILDQLEHAEVAVAESLTEVTGTVHIAVFQSTAHSLLPGALNALREQHPALRVEVTESDPETGLVGVSSRDFDLILAEQYPGRTRPIHADLDRVVLVHDSITLARKPGTRDAEDAVAALWSTRDAPWVLEPAGTASRAWAEQLCRTAGFEPDVRFEVADLTAHVRLIRAGLAVGLLPELVWAGEAPTVALTPLPDEPRREIFSSARRVSAAAPSIRAVRRALASAASRNLLD
- a CDS encoding nitroreductase family protein, whose amino-acid sequence is MSTPVIDRTAPTEHPVLDVLAGRWSPRAYDAETTIDDAKLNAALEAARWSPSAYNLQPWRFIVARRGTALFDQVVDSLVEFNQLWASKASALVVAIAETESEEGKAISHAVYDLGQAVAHFSVQAHHEGLLVHQMSGFDPEVIREFADLSPRFSALTVIAVGELGDAAGLPEGLQQGEVAPRVRRPIDETVILSA